The Celeribacter marinus genome window below encodes:
- the cobN gene encoding cobaltochelatase subunit CobN, giving the protein MHLLAATPGSIDDGNEAFDLAQTPADLVVISAADTELAALSHARAGMDAPLSLRLSQLMHLRHPMSVDLHLDDCATKSRMVIARVLGGSGYWKYGLEQYAARLHEAGIPFVALPGDDKPDAELAGLSTVSSQDYHALWAYLVEGGPDNAAAFLSYAQAMLEGGEKPAPAAPLLRAGVYWPAKGVCDLDAARAHWTQGAPVVPITFYRALVQGAGLAPIDALVAALIKKGLNPLPVFVASLKDPISVATLDALFCDAKPDVILNCTSFAVGTPEKAGNNPLAADFANGAPVFQVVLAGSSHAAWDEGLTGLSARDIAMNVALPEVDGRVLTRAVSFKGEAYFDSATECAIATYQADQSRVNFVAELATNWATLRHTSPADRKVALILANYPNKDGRLANGVGLDTPAATVNTLSALADAGYGVTDIPEGSDALMAQILAGPTNWLTDRSTRHGGERMSLSAYHESYDALPQQVRTQIEDRWGTPEADPFYGTDGFALSVLRFGNAVVGIQPARGYSIDPTETYHAPDLVPPHNYLAFYFWLRQSYGAHALIHMGKHGNLEWLPGKALALSQTCLPEAVMGPMPHLYPFIVNDPGEGTQAKRRAQAVIIDHLTPPLTRAETYGPLRDLEALVDEYFEAAGVDPRRIEVLRKEILSLSAVTGLDRDVGMTGDDEDGDLGKLDAYLCELKEAQIRDGLHIFGTAPTGRLARDLALALVRVPRGDGTGKDASLVRALAVDFELGFDPLDCEMAQTWTGPRRDALTRIMDGTWRTNGDTVERLEAFCVALLDEGAPAAGPASQAVLDHLRDHVLPTVAACGPAEMDGLLRGLSGRFVPPGPSGAPTRGRLDVLPTGRNFFSVDARAVPTQTAWSLGWKSANLLIERHLQDQGDWPRAMLVTAWGTANMRTGGDDIAQALALMGVKPTWDTMSRRVTGFEVLPASVLGRPRVDVTLRVSGFFRDAFPQLIALVDSAARAVQEMDESEEDNPAAARARRGESTARVFGSKPGAYGAGLQAMIDEQLWGDRRDLADAYLEWGGYAYGAGREGVKDRTGFEARLSQVEAIVQNQDNREHDLLDSDDYYQFEGGAASAVATLQGQDRPIYHNDHSRPDRPVIRTLDEEIGRVIRSRVVNPKWIDGVKRHGYKGAFEIAATVDYLFAFSATTRAVKDHHFDLVYGAFLEDDETRDFIADHNAPALAEIAQRLLEAMDRGLWTPRSNSARAALEALA; this is encoded by the coding sequence ATGCATCTGTTGGCCGCCACCCCCGGATCAATCGACGATGGCAACGAGGCGTTCGACCTCGCACAGACCCCTGCGGACCTTGTGGTGATCTCTGCGGCCGATACCGAACTGGCCGCATTGTCCCATGCGCGGGCGGGGATGGATGCCCCTCTATCGCTGCGCCTGTCGCAACTGATGCACCTGCGCCACCCGATGTCGGTTGATCTACACCTTGACGATTGCGCCACCAAATCGCGCATGGTGATCGCGCGGGTTCTGGGCGGATCGGGCTATTGGAAATACGGGTTGGAGCAATACGCCGCACGGTTGCATGAGGCGGGAATTCCGTTTGTGGCGCTTCCCGGAGATGACAAACCGGACGCGGAATTGGCAGGTTTATCAACGGTTTCGTCACAGGACTACCACGCGCTTTGGGCCTATCTCGTGGAGGGCGGCCCCGACAATGCGGCGGCATTTTTGAGTTATGCGCAGGCGATGCTAGAGGGCGGTGAAAAACCCGCACCCGCCGCACCGCTGTTGCGCGCAGGGGTCTATTGGCCCGCCAAGGGCGTGTGCGATCTGGACGCCGCACGGGCGCACTGGACGCAGGGCGCGCCCGTTGTGCCGATCACATTTTACCGCGCGTTGGTACAGGGTGCGGGGCTTGCGCCGATCGATGCGTTGGTGGCTGCGCTGATCAAAAAGGGGCTGAACCCCCTGCCCGTTTTTGTGGCCTCCCTCAAAGACCCGATTTCGGTCGCCACATTGGATGCGCTGTTTTGTGACGCCAAACCCGATGTGATTCTCAACTGCACCTCCTTTGCGGTTGGCACCCCCGAAAAGGCGGGCAACAACCCGCTCGCTGCCGATTTTGCAAACGGTGCGCCAGTGTTCCAAGTGGTTCTTGCCGGCTCGTCGCACGCAGCATGGGACGAGGGGCTGACGGGATTATCGGCCCGCGACATCGCGATGAATGTGGCGCTACCGGAGGTCGACGGGCGGGTGTTGACCCGCGCCGTATCGTTCAAGGGCGAGGCCTATTTCGACAGTGCCACCGAGTGCGCGATTGCAACCTATCAAGCCGACCAGAGCCGTGTGAATTTTGTCGCAGAGCTGGCCACAAACTGGGCCACGCTGCGTCATACCTCGCCCGCCGACCGTAAGGTCGCGCTGATCCTCGCCAACTATCCGAACAAGGACGGGCGATTGGCCAACGGTGTGGGCCTTGATACCCCTGCGGCGACTGTGAACACGCTGAGTGCGCTTGCGGATGCGGGCTACGGCGTCACGGATATTCCCGAGGGCAGTGATGCGTTGATGGCGCAGATCCTTGCAGGACCGACCAACTGGTTGACCGACCGCAGCACTCGGCACGGCGGCGAGCGGATGTCGCTGTCCGCCTACCACGAAAGCTATGATGCGCTCCCCCAACAGGTGCGCACGCAGATCGAGGACCGGTGGGGGACGCCCGAGGCCGATCCGTTTTACGGGACGGACGGGTTTGCCCTTTCGGTCCTGCGTTTTGGCAACGCCGTGGTCGGCATTCAGCCCGCGCGGGGCTATAGCATCGACCCGACCGAGACCTATCACGCGCCCGATCTGGTGCCGCCGCACAACTACCTCGCGTTCTATTTCTGGCTGCGCCAGTCCTATGGCGCGCACGCGCTGATCCACATGGGCAAGCACGGCAATCTGGAATGGTTGCCCGGCAAGGCGCTTGCCCTGTCGCAGACCTGTTTGCCCGAGGCGGTGATGGGGCCGATGCCGCATCTCTATCCGTTTATCGTCAATGATCCGGGGGAGGGAACACAGGCCAAACGGCGTGCGCAAGCCGTGATCATCGACCACCTCACCCCGCCGCTGACCCGCGCCGAAACCTACGGGCCGCTGCGTGATCTGGAGGCGTTGGTGGACGAGTATTTCGAGGCGGCTGGGGTCGACCCGCGCCGCATTGAGGTGCTGCGCAAGGAAATTTTGAGCCTGAGTGCCGTGACCGGACTGGACCGTGATGTGGGCATGACGGGCGACGACGAGGACGGCGATCTGGGCAAGCTCGACGCCTATCTGTGCGAGTTGAAAGAGGCGCAAATCCGCGATGGGCTGCATATCTTTGGCACCGCGCCGACAGGGCGGCTTGCCCGTGATCTCGCGCTTGCGTTGGTGCGTGTCCCACGCGGGGACGGGACGGGAAAAGATGCGTCTTTGGTGCGGGCTTTGGCGGTGGATTTTGAGCTGGGATTCGACCCGCTGGACTGCGAGATGGCGCAGACATGGACCGGCCCGCGCCGCGATGCCTTGACACGTATTATGGACGGAACGTGGCGCACTAATGGCGATACGGTCGAGCGGTTGGAAGCGTTTTGTGTGGCTCTTCTGGATGAGGGTGCGCCCGCCGCAGGCCCCGCGTCACAGGCGGTTTTAGACCATTTGCGCGACCATGTTTTGCCAACTGTTGCGGCCTGTGGCCCCGCCGAAATGGACGGGCTGCTGCGCGGGTTGAGTGGCCGGTTTGTCCCCCCCGGACCATCGGGTGCGCCGACACGTGGGCGTTTGGATGTGCTGCCCACGGGGCGTAACTTTTTCTCCGTCGATGCGCGGGCTGTACCAACGCAAACCGCATGGAGCCTTGGGTGGAAATCGGCCAACCTATTGATTGAACGACACCTTCAGGATCAGGGCGATTGGCCCCGCGCCATGCTTGTCACCGCATGGGGCACGGCCAACATGCGCACGGGCGGCGACGACATTGCACAGGCGTTGGCCCTGATGGGGGTCAAACCAACGTGGGATACAATGTCGCGCCGCGTCACAGGATTTGAGGTGTTGCCCGCATCCGTTTTGGGGCGTCCGCGCGTTGATGTGACATTGCGCGTGTCGGGGTTTTTCCGCGATGCCTTTCCACAACTCATTGCCTTGGTCGATAGTGCGGCGCGTGCGGTACAAGAGATGGACGAGAGCGAAGAGGACAACCCCGCAGCGGCCCGCGCACGGCGTGGAGAAAGCACGGCGCGGGTGTTTGGCTCGAAGCCGGGGGCATACGGTGCGGGGCTTCAGGCGATGATTGATGAGCAATTATGGGGCGACCGCCGCGACCTTGCCGATGCCTATCTCGAATGGGGCGGCTATGCCTACGGTGCGGGGCGTGAAGGCGTCAAGGATCGCACAGGCTTTGAGGCCCGTCTGAGTCAGGTCGAGGCGATTGTGCAAAATCAGGACAACCGCGAACACGATCTGTTGGACAGCGATGATTATTATCAGTTCGAGGGGGGCGCGGCATCCGCCGTGGCCACGCTCCAAGGACAGGATCGTCCGATTTATCACAACGACCATTCGCGCCCCGACCGTCCGGTCATTCGCACATTGGACGAGGAAATCGGGCGGGTGATCCGCTCGCGGGTGGTGAACCCGAAATGGATCGATGGGGTCAAGCGCCACGGTTACAAAGGCGCATTCGAGATCGCCGCAACGGTGGATTATCTGTTTGCGTTTTCGGCCACCACACGCGCCGTCAAGGATCATCATTTCGACCTCGTATATGGGGCATTTCTCGAGGACGACGAAACGCGGGACTTTATCGCGGATCACAACGCGCCTGCACTGGCCGAGATTGCGCAGCGGTTATTGGAGGCGATGGATCGCGGGCTATGGACGCCACGGTCGAACTCGGCGCGTGCCGCCCTTGAGGCGCTTGCGTGA
- a CDS encoding MOSC domain-containing protein: MKLSRISTYPVKSLPVTDHAARNIGALGVEGDRRWAILYPTGAVATRRELPELARIAVVETDIGILISYDGDHIDVTRPQGEKTTAFVFSNRIEGVEDAGNLAASFLSCALGREVRLVYFPDEPLRPVNTADSITPHFAGFADGYPILITTKASLAALNVAAGQAFEMRRFRANLVIEGDIAPWAEDTWRRIRIGSTILRIVKPCERCVMTTQDPDTGVQTDRHEPLATLGKLHRSARGRIIFGQNAVVEQTGTVVLGDCVEVLEDGPSNLL; the protein is encoded by the coding sequence ATGAAACTTTCCCGAATCTCGACTTACCCTGTCAAAAGCTTGCCCGTCACGGATCATGCCGCCCGCAACATTGGCGCGTTGGGTGTGGAGGGGGATCGTCGTTGGGCGATCCTGTATCCGACAGGCGCCGTTGCAACGCGCCGTGAGCTGCCCGAACTGGCGCGCATTGCCGTGGTTGAAACAGACATTGGCATCTTGATCTCGTATGATGGCGACCACATTGATGTGACGCGCCCACAGGGTGAAAAGACGACCGCATTTGTGTTCTCAAACCGGATCGAGGGGGTCGAGGACGCGGGGAATTTAGCGGCAAGTTTTCTATCATGTGCTTTGGGTCGCGAGGTGCGTTTGGTCTACTTTCCCGATGAGCCGCTTCGCCCCGTGAATACCGCCGATAGCATCACGCCCCACTTTGCCGGATTTGCCGATGGCTACCCGATTTTGATCACCACTAAAGCCTCCCTTGCGGCTCTCAATGTCGCCGCGGGTCAGGCGTTCGAGATGCGCAGGTTTCGCGCCAATCTGGTGATTGAGGGCGACATCGCGCCGTGGGCCGAGGATACATGGCGGCGCATCCGCATCGGCTCGACCATTTTGCGGATCGTCAAACCGTGTGAGCGCTGCGTGATGACCACACAAGACCCCGACACCGGCGTGCAAACCGACCGCCACGAACCGCTTGCGACCCTTGGCAAGCTGCACAGATCCGCGCGCGGGCGCATCATTTTTGGCCAAAACGCGGTCGTCGAACAGACTGGCACGGTCGTTTTGGGCGATTGTGTTGAGGTGTTAGAAGATGGGCCATCGAACCTTCTCTAG
- a CDS encoding TsoY family (seleno)protein, with product MKTSKASESYVPLYFLTSVGAGGLAVTFFMYLMFWVPHPGRSVPVFEDIMAAWATGGAPLKFAIFAAVVGIAVFVFLNLKSLIWNLSHYAAFKKTERYTKLRNSNAETTLLAMPLALAMSVNALFIAGLVFVPKLWTIVEYLFPFALIAFALIAYNALRTIADFLGRVLSKGGVFDVTAHNSFAQLLPSFALIMAAVGFSAPAAMSTQPAVVAISIIGSTLLGTAALIYALLAVVTAFNSMLHYGTSEEAGPTLLIIIPFVTIFSIMFMRQDHGLHTTFNGHSTAADTLMFLAKGLSVQLVFLGLGLTVLRRQGYFKDFVFGNKTSAGSYALVCPGVALSVLMQFFINKGLVSAGVIEKFDITYWAITAIAIGFQLAMVALVFRLNTQHYGFREPTAIPAE from the coding sequence ATGAAAACCTCGAAAGCAAGTGAGAGCTATGTTCCTCTCTACTTTCTCACGTCTGTTGGGGCGGGTGGCCTCGCCGTGACTTTCTTTATGTACTTGATGTTTTGGGTGCCGCACCCCGGGCGCTCTGTTCCGGTCTTTGAGGACATCATGGCCGCATGGGCAACGGGCGGCGCGCCGCTCAAATTCGCGATATTTGCCGCTGTCGTGGGTATCGCGGTGTTTGTGTTTCTCAATCTCAAATCGCTCATCTGGAACCTGAGCCACTACGCCGCGTTCAAAAAGACCGAGCGATATACCAAGCTGCGCAACTCCAATGCGGAAACCACACTTTTGGCGATGCCCTTGGCCCTTGCTATGTCGGTCAACGCGCTATTCATCGCGGGCCTCGTGTTTGTGCCCAAGCTTTGGACAATCGTTGAGTATCTGTTCCCGTTTGCGCTGATCGCCTTTGCCCTCATTGCCTATAATGCACTGCGCACCATTGCCGATTTTCTCGGCCGTGTGTTGTCAAAAGGGGGTGTGTTTGATGTCACAGCGCACAATTCATTCGCACAGCTATTGCCGTCATTCGCGCTGATTATGGCCGCCGTGGGGTTTTCCGCGCCTGCCGCTATGTCGACGCAACCCGCCGTTGTGGCCATTTCCATCATTGGTTCAACACTGCTCGGAACTGCTGCGCTTATCTATGCCCTCCTCGCCGTGGTCACCGCGTTCAATTCGATGCTGCACTACGGCACATCCGAAGAGGCAGGTCCAACATTGTTGATCATCATCCCGTTTGTGACCATTTTCTCGATCATGTTCATGCGTCAGGACCACGGGTTGCACACCACCTTTAACGGCCACTCTACCGCCGCAGACACATTGATGTTCCTTGCCAAGGGCCTGTCGGTCCAACTCGTGTTCCTCGGCCTCGGGCTGACCGTGTTGCGCCGCCAAGGCTATTTCAAAGACTTCGTGTTCGGCAACAAGACCTCCGCCGGCTCCTATGCGTTGGTTTGCCCCGGTGTGGCGCTTTCGGTGTTGATGCAGTTTTTCATCAACAAAGGTCTCGTGAGCGCGGGTGTGATTGAGAAATTCGACATCACATACTGGGCCATCACAGCTATCGCGATCGGCTTTCAGTTGGCGATGGTCGCGCTAGTCTTTCGTCTCAATACGCAACATTACGGCTTTCGCGAGCCGACCGCTATACCCGCTGAGTGA
- a CDS encoding CidA/LrgA family protein, giving the protein MIFHLGLFLGFQLLGEVIARVFTLRLPGPVIGMVLLAALLLARPTIGKKIEGTATTVLSYLSLLYVPAGVGIVQYLDQVSEIGLPLATALVGSTILAIGAGSLTFKYVGRAMGQADETPQ; this is encoded by the coding sequence ATGATATTTCATTTGGGACTGTTTTTAGGATTTCAACTCTTGGGCGAAGTCATCGCGCGCGTGTTTACGTTGCGCCTTCCTGGGCCAGTGATCGGCATGGTGCTTCTGGCTGCGCTGCTGTTGGCGCGCCCCACGATTGGTAAGAAAATAGAAGGCACCGCCACCACCGTCCTGTCTTATCTTTCGCTACTCTACGTGCCCGCAGGCGTCGGAATTGTTCAATATCTTGATCAAGTCTCCGAAATTGGGTTGCCACTTGCTACCGCACTGGTCGGCTCAACAATTCTCGCCATCGGCGCAGGCTCACTCACGTTCAAATACGTGGGCCGAGCCATGGGCCAAGCCGACGAGACACCGCAATGA
- a CDS encoding LrgB family protein: protein MTDILDIWSYLAEGQLLWLTATIIAFLIGDGLFRLSGNKPYVNPVLISMILLSTLLTITDTSYRTYFEGAQFIHFLLGPATVALAIPLWKNWQKVKSAAVPLLAALFVGSFVAMASAVAIGAAMGLNGEVLLSLVPKSATSPVAIGVAEAIGGLPTLTVALVLITGVIGAVVTTPLNNLLGVHDYRGRGFATGVAAHGIGTARAFQVHGTAGAFAGIGMVLNAILTALLAPLFVQIFL from the coding sequence ATGACCGATATTCTTGATATCTGGTCCTATCTGGCCGAGGGACAGTTGTTGTGGCTCACGGCGACAATCATCGCGTTTCTCATCGGAGACGGGTTATTTCGTCTGTCTGGCAACAAGCCGTATGTGAACCCTGTTTTGATTTCGATGATACTCCTCTCCACCTTGCTGACGATAACCGACACCAGTTATCGCACCTACTTTGAGGGGGCTCAGTTCATTCACTTTTTGCTGGGGCCAGCGACCGTGGCCTTGGCCATTCCGCTATGGAAGAACTGGCAAAAGGTCAAATCCGCTGCGGTGCCGCTACTGGCGGCTCTCTTTGTCGGATCGTTTGTCGCCATGGCGTCTGCGGTCGCAATCGGGGCAGCTATGGGATTGAACGGCGAAGTTCTTTTGTCACTTGTCCCTAAATCTGCCACGTCACCCGTAGCCATTGGTGTGGCCGAAGCCATCGGCGGCCTGCCCACACTCACGGTCGCCCTTGTCCTGATTACGGGCGTTATCGGCGCGGTTGTGACAACCCCACTCAATAACCTGCTCGGCGTACACGACTATCGCGGGCGCGGGTTCGCCACGGGTGTTGCGGCCCACGGGATTGGAACCGCGCGCGCGTTTCAAGTTCACGGGACCGCCGGCGCCTTTGCCGGTATTGGCATGGTCCTCAACGCTATTCTCACGGCGCTTTTGGCGCCGCTCTTTGTCCAGATTTTTCTCTAA
- the cobO gene encoding cob(I)yrinic acid a,c-diamide adenosyltransferase has translation MTDTNDNARHATKMAKKKVARDKIMATKIDQKGLIIVHTGKGKGKSSAAFGMIFRCIAHEMKSGVVQFIKGGMDCGERDLITARFPELCEFYTMGEGFTWETQDKARDIEMAQAAWEKAKELIRNPENRMVLLDEINIALRYDYIDVNDVVAFLLAEKPPLTHVVLTGRNAKEELIEIADLVTEMELVKHPFRAGVKAQKGVEF, from the coding sequence ATGACTGACACGAATGACAACGCCCGCCACGCAACAAAAATGGCTAAAAAGAAAGTGGCACGCGACAAGATCATGGCCACGAAGATTGATCAAAAAGGCCTGATCATCGTCCATACGGGTAAGGGAAAAGGCAAATCCTCTGCCGCGTTCGGGATGATTTTCCGCTGTATTGCACATGAGATGAAATCAGGCGTTGTGCAGTTCATCAAGGGTGGAATGGACTGTGGCGAGCGCGATTTGATCACCGCGAGATTTCCAGAGCTATGCGAATTTTACACGATGGGCGAGGGGTTTACATGGGAAACCCAAGACAAGGCCCGCGACATTGAAATGGCACAGGCCGCGTGGGAAAAGGCCAAAGAGCTGATCCGCAACCCAGAGAACCGCATGGTTTTACTTGATGAGATCAATATTGCACTGCGCTATGACTACATCGACGTAAACGATGTCGTGGCATTTTTGTTGGCTGAAAAACCACCCCTGACCCATGTTGTTTTGACGGGGCGCAATGCCAAAGAAGAGTTGATCGAAATCGCTGATCTGGTCACAGAAATGGAATTGGTCAAACATCCCTTCCGCGCAGGTGTCAAAGCCCAAAAAGGCGTGGAATTCTAA
- a CDS encoding NAD(P)/FAD-dependent oxidoreductase, producing the protein MGKAEITIYGAGAFGLSCGYEAAKRGAKVRVIDPHGVGAGSSGGVVGALAPHTPERWNDKKEFQFQSLIMARTHWPDVEALGGVSSGYGRTGRVQAVQNERQLELAHQRATDAEQLWQGHAEWSVYDREAAIARFGAWLPESPTGFWIFDTLSARFNPARACASLAAAIVALGGEIVRDADEQGAVIHASGWHGLRALNAAFGREVGGGVKGQAILLDFDMRDAPQIYAQSLHIIPHKDGTTAIGSTSERDFDHPNETDELADDLLARAIVAMPQLANAPEITRWAGVRPRAKSRAPMLGAWPDRAGHFIANGGFKIGFGMAPLAARVLVDVILEDRDEIPEAFRVDASL; encoded by the coding sequence ATGGGCAAGGCAGAGATTACGATCTACGGAGCGGGCGCGTTCGGTTTGTCGTGTGGATATGAGGCGGCGAAGCGCGGCGCAAAAGTGCGGGTGATTGACCCGCATGGCGTAGGTGCGGGCTCGTCCGGTGGTGTTGTGGGCGCCCTTGCGCCCCACACGCCCGAGCGCTGGAATGACAAAAAAGAGTTCCAGTTCCAAAGCCTGATTATGGCGCGCACTCATTGGCCAGACGTAGAGGCCTTGGGCGGTGTGTCGTCCGGATACGGGCGTACGGGCCGTGTGCAGGCCGTTCAAAACGAACGTCAGTTGGAGTTGGCGCATCAGCGTGCCACCGATGCGGAGCAGCTCTGGCAAGGACACGCGGAGTGGTCGGTTTATGATCGTGAGGCTGCCATTGCCCGTTTCGGGGCGTGGCTCCCTGAAAGCCCAACAGGGTTTTGGATTTTCGACACCTTGTCTGCGCGCTTCAACCCTGCACGTGCCTGTGCCTCTCTTGCGGCTGCGATTGTCGCGCTGGGTGGTGAGATTGTCCGCGACGCAGACGAGCAGGGCGCGGTGATCCATGCCAGTGGTTGGCACGGCTTGCGGGCATTGAATGCGGCGTTCGGGCGCGAGGTCGGGGGGGGCGTGAAAGGTCAGGCGATCTTGCTTGATTTCGATATGCGCGATGCCCCGCAAATCTATGCCCAAAGCCTGCATATTATTCCCCATAAGGATGGCACAACCGCGATTGGATCAACGTCAGAGCGTGACTTTGACCACCCCAACGAGACCGATGAATTGGCGGATGATCTTCTCGCCCGTGCGATTGTGGCCATGCCGCAACTCGCCAACGCCCCCGAGATCACGCGTTGGGCGGGAGTGCGTCCGCGTGCCAAATCGCGCGCACCGATGTTGGGCGCATGGCCGGATCGCGCGGGACATTTTATCGCCAATGGCGGCTTTAAAATCGGCTTCGGCATGGCTCCGCTTGCAGCACGCGTGCTGGTCGACGTGATCCTCGAGGATCGGGATGAGATCCCCGAAGCGTTTCGGGTCGACGCCAGTTTATAG
- the mnmD gene encoding tRNA (5-methylaminomethyl-2-thiouridine)(34)-methyltransferase MnmD: protein MTNNQTARIEWRDGAIPVSTQFDDPYFSNASGLEETRHVFLAGNDLPARLAGGFQVAELGFGTGLNMLALALIWQGPEPIRFTSFEAYPMTAPDIAKSLQSFDAAHAIAQPFLEAWAQGARSFRVGCVDVDVIIGDARDTLPAWDRHANAWFLDGFSPAKNPQLWGDALMAEVGRHTVQGGTFATYTAAGHVRQKLTATGFDVTRVSGFGRKRHMSIGTKT, encoded by the coding sequence ATGACCAACAACCAGACAGCACGCATTGAATGGCGCGACGGGGCCATTCCCGTCTCAACCCAATTCGACGATCCGTATTTCTCCAATGCTTCAGGCCTTGAGGAAACACGGCACGTCTTTTTGGCAGGAAACGATTTGCCCGCGCGCCTTGCGGGGGGATTTCAGGTGGCTGAACTCGGGTTCGGGACGGGCTTAAATATGCTCGCGCTGGCCCTGATCTGGCAGGGGCCAGAGCCAATCCGCTTTACCTCGTTTGAGGCCTATCCGATGACGGCCCCCGACATTGCGAAATCCCTACAATCGTTTGACGCAGCACATGCCATTGCCCAACCGTTTCTTGAGGCGTGGGCGCAGGGCGCGCGGTCGTTTCGGGTCGGATGCGTGGACGTTGATGTCATTATTGGTGATGCGCGCGACACGCTCCCCGCATGGGACAGACATGCGAACGCATGGTTCCTCGACGGATTTTCTCCGGCCAAGAACCCGCAACTTTGGGGCGATGCCCTGATGGCAGAGGTGGGTCGCCACACAGTTCAGGGTGGCACGTTTGCGACCTATACTGCGGCGGGCCATGTTCGCCAAAAGCTGACGGCTACGGGATTTGACGTCACACGCGTTTCAGGGTTCGGGCGCAAGCGGCATATGAGTATCGGAACAAAGACATGA